From a single Paramisgurnus dabryanus chromosome 17, PD_genome_1.1, whole genome shotgun sequence genomic region:
- the b3gnt2b gene encoding N-acetyllactosaminide beta-1,3-N-acetylglucosaminyltransferase 2 gives MQGPRRKVKVMLMMTMVFIFIIVEVSRNAGKGGDKNKLLIPSKRFWAKDSPSNAYWNRQQQQLNYINNHNLKNLNITTEELPYWLNNTVSMDSCEPDFRVTTQVKDYNSLPQRFKDFLLYMRCRSYPIVVDQPHTCKDQPFLLLAIKSLVPHFDRRQAIRESWGKAGRVANKTVVTVFLLGNAATEDHFPDLSKMLYHESSMHGDILQWDYRDTFFNLTIKDVLFLEWLITRCPGASYIFKGDDDVFVNTIRIVEFLSNLSDAKAKELFVGDVITNAGPHRDKKVKYFIPESVFVGTYPAYAGGGGYLFSGQLAKRLHEVSRKVPLYPIDDVYTGMCLMKLGLAPEKHKGFRTFDIEEKYRDNACAYNSLMLVHPRSPQYMIQIWSWLNDPALNCQ, from the coding sequence ATGCAAGGACCACGAAGGAAAGTGAAGGTCATGCTGATGATGACAATGGTGTTCATCTTCATAATCGTGGAGGTCTCTCGTAATGCTGGCAAGGGTGGTGACAAGAATAAGCTGTTGATTCCCTCAAAGCGTTTCTGGGCAAAAGATTCTCCCAGTAATGCCTACTGGAATCGCCAACAACAACAGCTAAACTACATCAACAACCACAACCTAAAAAATCTCAACATTACAACTGAAGAACTTCCATATTGGCTAAACAATACTGTCAGTATGGACTCCTGTGAGCCAGATTTCAGGGTGACGACACAGGTTAAGGATTACAATTCTCTCCCGCAACGCTTCAAGGACTTTTTGTTGTATATGCGCTGCAGGTCGTATCCCATTGTGGTCGATCAACCACATACATGCAAAGACCAACCGTTCTTACTCCTAGCAATTAAATCTTTAGTCCCCCACTTTGATCGACGTCAGGCGATCCGGGAGTCGTGGGGAAAAGCTGGCCGTGTTGCGAACAAGACTGTTGTTACGGTTTTTCTTCTTGGAAATGCTGCCACAGAGGACCACTTTCCTGATCTGTCCAAGATGCTCTACCATGAAAGCTCCATGCATGGAGATATTCTTCAGTGGGATTATAGGGACACCTTCTTCAACCTCACCATCAAGGATGTGCTTTTTCTGGAATGGCTGATTACGCGCTGTCCTGGGGCTAGTTACATCTTCAAAGGAGACGACGATGTTTTTGTTAACACCATTCGCATTGTAGAATTCCTTAGCAATCTGTCCGATGCCAAAGCCAAGGAACTTTTTGTAGGGGATGTGATTACAAATGCCGGCCCACATAGAGACAAAAAAGTGAAGTATTTCATTCCAGAAAGCGTTTTTGTTGGGACGTACCCTGCGTACGCAGGTGGAGGAGGCTACCTGTTCTCGGGACAGCTGGCCAAGAGACTTCATGAAGTCTCAAGAAAGGTGCCTCTCTACCCTATCGATGATGTCTACACAGGTATGTGCCTTATGAAACTGGGCCTTGCTCCTGAGAAGCACAAAGGCTTCAGGACTTTTGATATAGAAGAGAAGTACCGTGATAATGCCTGTGCCTACAACAGCCTGATGTTAGTCCACCCCAGGAGTCCACAATATATGATCCAAATCTGGAGCTGGCTGAACGACCCAGCTTTAAACTGTCAGTAA